One genomic segment of Intestinimonas butyriciproducens includes these proteins:
- a CDS encoding MalY/PatB family protein, with protein MYDFTTLRPRRGIGASKWQPLERAGVADPDVIPFSIADMDLMTAPEIISALREAAEFGVYGYTSMDEAYRSAVAGWMRRRHGWEIQPGWIINAFGVVHAVGQAVQAFTQPGEGVIFQTPAYPPFLRILQATGRTPLSNPLLRGEQGYTLDFEALEALCARPDAKLLLFCSPHNPTGRVWSEEELRRVADICARNGVLLFSDEIHFDFIAPGHRHTVLATLDEQTRDNCIVGTSASKTFNLAGLSTANIIIPNDTLRRRFRAKTDGYTGGYTGYFGLTATRTAYEKGEAWLDALLVHLEGNFRLCREFLAQRFPSAWVAPWEGTYLLWADFSCLGLTPEEQERFMRDEAGLFLDEGYIFGREGAGFERMVLACPRLQLERALERLDQAAARRGLPR; from the coding sequence ATGTATGATTTCACCACCCTCCGCCCCCGGAGAGGCATCGGCGCCTCCAAGTGGCAGCCTCTGGAGCGGGCAGGCGTCGCCGACCCCGACGTCATCCCCTTTTCCATCGCGGACATGGACCTGATGACCGCGCCGGAGATCATCTCCGCCCTGCGGGAGGCCGCCGAGTTCGGCGTCTACGGCTACACCTCCATGGATGAGGCGTATCGCTCCGCTGTGGCGGGATGGATGCGCCGCCGCCACGGCTGGGAAATCCAGCCGGGCTGGATCATCAACGCCTTCGGCGTGGTCCACGCCGTGGGACAGGCTGTGCAGGCCTTTACCCAGCCGGGAGAGGGCGTCATCTTCCAGACCCCCGCCTATCCCCCCTTCCTCCGTATCCTCCAGGCCACGGGCCGGACGCCCCTTTCCAATCCTCTGCTGCGCGGGGAACAGGGCTATACCCTGGATTTCGAGGCGCTGGAGGCCCTGTGTGCCCGCCCCGACGCCAAGCTGCTCCTCTTCTGCTCCCCCCACAACCCCACGGGACGGGTATGGTCGGAGGAGGAGCTCCGCCGGGTGGCGGATATCTGCGCCCGCAACGGCGTTCTGCTCTTCTCCGACGAGATCCATTTTGACTTTATCGCCCCCGGCCACCGCCATACCGTTCTGGCCACACTGGACGAGCAGACCCGGGACAACTGCATCGTGGGCACCTCCGCCAGCAAGACCTTCAACCTGGCGGGGCTGTCCACCGCCAACATCATCATCCCCAACGATACGCTGCGCCGCCGCTTCCGCGCCAAGACCGACGGCTATACGGGAGGCTACACCGGCTATTTCGGCCTGACGGCCACCCGGACCGCCTATGAAAAGGGCGAGGCCTGGCTGGATGCGCTGCTGGTCCATCTGGAGGGCAACTTCCGCCTTTGCCGGGAGTTTCTGGCCCAGCGGTTCCCCTCGGCATGGGTGGCCCCGTGGGAGGGCACTTATCTCCTCTGGGCCGACTTCTCCTGCCTGGGTCTGACGCCAGAGGAGCAGGAGCGCTTCATGCGGGACGAGGCCGGGCTGTTTCTGGATGAAGGGTACATATTCGGCCGGGAGGGCGCCGGATTTGAACGCATGGTGCTGGCCTGCCCCCGCCTCCAATTGGAGCGGGCCCTGGAGCGGTTGGACCAGGCGGCCGCCCGGCGGGGCCTGCCCCGGTGA
- a CDS encoding DMT family transporter has translation MRPLSPREGTFNPKYGLFLGVLGASFSSIFVRWSAAPSLVTATWRLGWAVLLLLPSVLLRHREELRAATGRDLLFCALSGLLLAFHFTAWFESLKWTSIASSTVLVSTEVIFSALGFALFLRGTIPRPGVLAIVLAFGGSVALALSDSGGAGALKGDLLAVAAAVFVAAYTLIGQVQRGHQSTTVYTFLTYASCLAALLCMDLFTGTPILGWGLREAAVGLLLAVFCTLLGHSLFSWSLKWLSSAYVSAAKLCEPVFASILGFFLFREAIRPLQALGALIVLAGVFLYTRAETSYASA, from the coding sequence GTGAGGCCCCTGTCCCCCCGGGAGGGCACATTCAACCCGAAATACGGGCTCTTCCTCGGCGTTCTGGGCGCCTCCTTTTCTTCTATTTTTGTCCGCTGGTCCGCCGCCCCCTCTCTGGTGACCGCCACCTGGCGGCTGGGCTGGGCGGTGCTGCTGCTCCTCCCCTCCGTGCTACTCCGGCACCGGGAGGAGCTCAGGGCCGCCACAGGCCGGGACCTCCTCTTCTGCGCCCTCAGCGGCCTGCTGCTGGCGTTCCACTTCACGGCCTGGTTTGAATCCCTCAAGTGGACCTCCATCGCCTCCTCCACCGTACTGGTGTCCACAGAGGTCATCTTTTCCGCCCTGGGCTTTGCCCTTTTTCTCCGGGGAACGATCCCCAGACCAGGAGTCCTAGCCATTGTTCTGGCCTTCGGCGGCAGCGTGGCGCTGGCCCTGTCGGATTCCGGCGGTGCCGGCGCCCTGAAGGGGGATCTTCTGGCCGTGGCGGCGGCGGTCTTTGTGGCCGCCTATACCCTCATCGGGCAGGTACAGCGCGGACACCAGTCCACCACCGTCTATACCTTTCTCACCTATGCCTCCTGTCTTGCCGCCCTGCTGTGTATGGACCTTTTCACCGGCACGCCCATTCTGGGCTGGGGTCTCCGGGAAGCGGCTGTGGGTCTGCTTCTGGCGGTCTTCTGTACCCTGCTGGGCCACTCTCTTTTCTCCTGGAGCCTCAAATGGCTCTCCTCCGCCTATGTCTCCGCCGCCAAGCTGTGTGAGCCGGTATTCGCCTCGATACTCGGCTTTTTCCTCTTTCGGGAGGCTATCCGTCCTCTCCAGGCTCTGGGCGCCCTGATCGTATTGGCCGGCGTATTTCTCTATACCCGCGCGGAGACTTCCTATGCCTCCGCCTAA